CCGATGGTCTTCTGGACATGGTGGGGATGACCCGCGCGCACATGGCGGATCCGCATATCGTCAAGAAGATCGTCGAAGGGCGCGAGGAGGATATCCGCCCCTGCGTCGGCGCGACCTACTGTCTCGACCGCATCTACGAGGCGGGCGACGCGCTTTGCATCCACAACCCGGCAACCGGACGCGAACTTTCCATGCCGCACACGATTACCCCCGCCGGCACCCGCCGCAAGGTGGTGATCGTCGGCGCCGGTCCGGGCGGGCTCGAGGCCGCGCGCGTCGCCGCCGAGCGTGGTCATGACGTGACCGTCTTCGAGGCGCAGCCCGATCCGGGCGGCCAGGTCCGACTGACCGCGCAGAACAAGCGGCGGCGCGAGATGATCGGCATCATCGACTGGCGCATGGCGCAATGCGCGGCGCGCGACGTCACCTTCCATTTCAACACCTTCGCCGAGGCCGGCGACGTCACCGCGCTGTCGCCCGACATCGTCATCGTGGCGACGGGTGGACTGCCCAACATGGAACTCTTCGAGACCGGCGAGGAGCAGACGCTGGCCGTCAGCGCCTGGGATCTGATCGCGGGCGACGTCAAACCTGCCGAGACAGTCCTGATCTACGATGAAAGCGGTGATCATCCCGGCCTCATGGCCGCCGAGGTGGCGGCAGAGGCCGGCGCGCGGGTCGAGGTGATGACTCCCGACCGCACTTTTGCCCCCGATATCATGGGGATGAACCTCGTGCCCTACATGCGCAGCCTGCAGGACAAGGACACGATCTTCACCGTCGCCCGCCGGCTTCTCGACATCACCCGCGAGGGGAACCAGCTCAAGGCGACGATCGGCACCGACTACAGCGACCATCGCGTCGAACAGTTCTACGATCAGGTGGTGGTGAACTATGGAACGCTTCCCATGGACGAGCTCTATTTCGCGCTGAGGCCGCTGTCGTCGAACGAAGGGGCCGTTGATCACGACGCGCTCACGTCCGGGCGACCGCAAAAGGTGTCACGCAATCCCGACGGCAGTTTTCAGCTCTTCCGCATCGGCGATGCGGTCAGCGCGAGAAACACCCACGCGGCGATCTACGACGCGCTGAGGCTGATGAAGGATCTGTGACCGGGCGGAGCGTCCGGCAGTCCGTGGCGCCGGCGATGTCCCGAGCTAGGCGACTTCCCAGGCGGTCTCCCACGGGCCGGCTTGTGCCACGGCAGCGCCGTCGAACTTGACGCCCGCGTCTATCATACGGGAATCCGCCGCGATATCCGCGGACGGCACGGCCCAGTTCAGCCCGTCACTGTTCCCCCGGAAATGCAGCCCGACCACGCTTCCGCCTTGCAGGTCCACGACCGGCGATCCGGAATTGCCGGTCAGGGTGGAACTGTCATGTCCCAGCGCTCGAACCGTCTTGCCCTGGAAGGTCTTGACCTCGACGGCGTCGATGAAGCCGGGCGAGACGTGTTTGCTGTCGAATGCGCTGATCAACTGCTGCTGAACCGCGACATCCTCGTCCGGGTTCAGGGCCGGATAGCCGACGATGGCGACCCGGCTGTCGAGCGTGGACGCCGCATCGCCCACCGAAAGCGCCAGCGGATCGACCCCGTCCAGCCCTCCCTCGATCCTCAGGAGCGCGAGATCGAACCAAGGATGGATCATCGCGATTTCGGTGATGGTTCTCGTGGAACTCGGGTCGCTGTCCCAGCGATCCCGCTCCCGGCAGAAATTCACCCGCGCCGAATAGCCGAATCTCATGAAATTCCCGATTCCCCGCACCGACATCGAGAAAACATCCGCCACGTGCCGATTCGTCAGAATCAGGTCCTCCGCCACGAGGAAACCGCTGCCATAGGATTTGAACTCCGCCCCGGAACTGTATTCGATGCGCCCCGTTGCCCTGCACGCCGCCTCGAGCGTGCCTTGCGCTGCGTCTTCGTTGAGGTCGAGCCAGAGCGGATGGTCCGTCTGTTCCGGTCGATCGTCTACCACGGGGATCGCGGGCCGCAATTCGGGCGATATGATAGAAAACAGAATGAGTTGCTCGGGCTCGTCCAATGTTTCTCCAGCCCGGAACCGTTCCACGACGCGCTCCAGTCGCGCGACGTCGATCTGCTGAAGCCGTCGGCGCGCGACCAGCTCTCTGGGCCGGGTGCCGCCCACCCTCTTGAGAATGCGTTTCTGATGTTCAAATCGGCGATCGGCCATGACCGTTTCCTTCAATCTGAAATAAGTTTCTTTGTCGCGAAGCGATTCTCGCGTAACGTGTAAGCATACCACATCGAGCAGGTCGTTCTGCCTCCCATCCGCGCGCGGCCGGGAGGATCAAATCCTATACCCTCGAGGTATGTCATGACCCGATTCTCGCCGAATTTATTTCGTCTGTCCGCCGCTCTTGTCATAGTGTTTTCAACATCTTACGGAAAAGCGGCTACCGCCGCCGACCAAGGCGCACCTTCCGCAATGGAATGCGTGGCACAACATGAACAATTCTCCGATCTGGATCTCGAGCGGACCGTCTGCGCCGATGTCGTCGCGCTGGATCAGCTTCTGGTCTACAACCGATTTGGCTCGTTCAATCCCTACGGAATGATCTTCGCGCTCCGGCGCGATGTCGCCCCGATGAGCAAACTGCCCGAGCATATCACGGCTGACGCATGCGATACGCTTCTGGGAACCGAGGCCGGAGGGGGCGTGCTCGAGCCCGGCAAAGTCCGGCTGAAGGATTGCAAGCGCCCACGGCCGCTGACGCTGCGTGCGAATGTCGGCGATCTGCTGCATGTGCGGCTGGACAATCTTCTGCGCGAGAGCGCGCCGGGGATCTCGGAAACCTTCTGCCGCACGCCGGAAAACGAAAGCAGTGGAGTGCTGAGGCGCCTGCGGGATTGGGTGAGCCGCGGCGACGAGACGCAGGTCGGTCATGGCGAGGCCCTGTGCGACGAGGCGAAGCTGCCGCAAAGTCCCGACCCGACGGCCGAGGGCGGCGACTGGCCCGCGACGCGCACGGTCAATTTCGCTATCCAGGGGTTGCGCGCCGTCGTGCCGGGTGGCGGCACGCCGGATGACCGCTGCGTCGGGCTGAAACCCGTGCTGCAGGGCGATCCGGTCGACTGCTATTACGCCGTGCTGCGCGAAGGACCGTATTTCCTTGCGTCGACGGCGGCGCCATCGGGTGGCGAGGGCGACGGGGGATCGCTGACGCACGGGCTTTTCGGCGCCGTCGTGGTGCAGCCGTCCGACACCGACTGGTATCGCAGCCAGGTCAGCCGGGCCGCTTTCGACACCGCCTGGACGGTCAGCCGGCTGGGCGATGGCCGGCTCGACGCCGTTTCGGATGCCGGCGATTTGTCTCCCTACGAGGCGGAAGACCCCGACACCGACGTTCCCATCCTGAACATGCTCCAGGAAATCGAGGACGACGCATATCAACTCGTTCATAGCGACCTCAACGCGATCATCCACCGTCCGCCGGGCAACCGGGACGATGACGATGACGAGGATGGGGATGACGATTACGCCGCGCGCGAGAAGAACGGCGAAGAGGGGAAGGACGACGACGATGATGATGATGATGACGACCGGGATTCCGGTGACGACGGCGACGAGGGCGTCGTCTATCGCGAGTTCTCGGTCTTCTTTCACGACGAGCTCAAATCCTTCGTGACCCGCAACTACGAGGAGCTCGGCCTCTTCGCAGAAGGGCAACTGGCCGGGGTGAAGGACGGGTTCGCGATCAATTACGGGGCCAGCGGCATGGGGGCGATGGTCGTCGCCAACCGCAAGGGCATCGGACCCGCCGCCGACTGTATCGAATGTCTCTACGAGGAGTTCTTTCTCACCTCATGGGCCAACGGTGATCCCGCCCTGCTGGAGCAATTCAGCGACGATCCCTCCAACGTCCACCATTCCTACCTCAACGACCCGGTCGTTTTCCGAAACTTCCACGCCGGGCCCAAGGAAACCCACGTCTTCCATCTCCACGCGCATCAATGGTTCAGCGGGAACGACACGAACCGCGGCGCCTATCTCGACTCCCAGACGGTCGCGCCGCAGCAGGGGTTCACTTATCGCATCTATGGCGGCGGCATGGAGATCTACCGTCGCGGGCAAGACGGCGAAGGCGGCTGGTACGACACGCTGGGATCGGGCAATCGCAACCGGACGGTGGGCGACTCGATTTTCCACTGCCATCTCTACCCCCACTTCGCCCAGGGCATGTGGGAGCTTTGGCGCGTCCACGACACGCTGGAAGACGGCAGCCGGAAACTGCCCGACGGTCAATCCGAACCGGGCCTTTCGCTGGCCGAGATGGCGCAGGAGGTCCGCGCCATGAGCCGGCCCGGCTCGGTCGATCCCGTGACCGGTGCATGGAACGCGCCGCAAACCGACGCGGACGGCGAGCCGGTCGCGCGGGCGCTCGGCACTCCGATTCCCGCCATCGTGCCGCTTCCGGGTCAGCCCTGGCCCGTGCTCCCCACCTATGGCGACCCCGACACGCCCGCGGATGCCGAGGTCGTCGATGCGATGCCGGGCTATCCCTTCTACATCGCCGGGCGCCCCGGCCATCGCCCCCCGCAGCCGCCGATGGACATCGCCCGCGACCCCGTCGACGGACCCGGTGACGAGTTCCTGGACGGCGGGCTTCCGCGCCACGTGGTGGCCTCGGGCAACCGCAAGTTCCCCTTCGATATCCCCGACCTCGCGCCCGACCCGACAGCTGGCTCGCTCGAAGAGGCCTGGAACGGCGGTGCGAAATCCCCGCGCGAGATCCGGCAGGAACAGATCGTCGCCAAGGCACTCGCCCTGGGCGACATGTCCATGAAGATCGACACGATGACCCTCGACCTGCTCGAGTATGACGGCACCCCCCTCGAACGGGCGGCGATGGCATTCCACCACGACGGCGCGGGCCTGACGCTCAAGGCCGCGGACGGGTCTCCCACCACGTTCGACCCGACCGGGGGTGGCTACGCGTCGCCCGGCGGGCTCTACGCGGTGAACGGGGCGCCGGGCAAACCGGGCGCGCCCTATGCGGATCCATGCGGCGCGCCGGATTCCTACGCCAATGTCTCGGCCTCCGGCGGCACCTACGAACACCAGGGGCGCACCGTCTTTTTCGTCGATGGCGATGTGGATCTGACCACCACGGTGATCGCCGAAGCCGACCGCAAGGAAGCGACCGCGCTGGAGGTGACGCGCTGGGTGAGACGCCTGGCGCCGGATGCCGCGCCGGCAGACCGGCCGAGGCTTTACACGGTCGATGCGGGGGGCGACCAGGTCGAGATCACGGGGCCCGTGCAGATCGCCGAGGCCGATCCCCTTGTCGCCGGCACCGACCTGGCCGGGATCTTCACAGCCGAGCCCGCGGTTGTCGGCTACCGCCGTTACGAGGCGTCGGCGGTGCAGCTCGACCTCGTGACCAATCGCGCGGGCTGGCACGATCCGCAGGCGCGCATCAACGTGCTGACCGCCAATTCCGGCGGATACAAGGACGACACGCCGGCCGGTGAAGGCCGGATATCACCCGTCATCAGCGCAAGCGAAGAGCCTTTTTTCTTCCGTGCCGTCTCGGGCGAATGCATCGAGTTCCGGCACACCAACGAATTGCCGAAAGAGCTCGAACTCGACGACTTCCAGGTCAAGACCCCGACCGATACGATCGGACAGCACATCCATCTCGTGAAGTTCGACGTCACCTCGTCCGACGGCTCCGGCAACGGGTTCAACTACGAGGACGGCACCTTCGCGCCCGACGAGATCGCGCTGCGGATCTGCGCGGCCAAGAACGCGGGCATGAGCACCAATCCGAACCGCGCGCCCTCCGCGCTGGAACTGCGCGAACTCGATGGGCTTTGCGTACAGGAGGATGGCGTCTGGCATGTCGCGGATGATTTCAAGGATATCTGGAGAAGGGAACTCCAGGCCGGCGAGAACCGGAAGCTGTTCCAGACCACCGTGCAGCGCTGGTTCGCCGATCCGATCCTGAGCGCGACCCGCGCCGATGGCGAGGGCGACGGCATGGCCGACCGGACGCTCAAGACCGTCTTCAGCCACGATCATTTCGGCCCCTCCTCCATCCAGCAACACGGCTTCTACACCGCGTTGGTGATCGAGCCGCAGCGCTCGCGGACCTGTCCCCCGGACAGCGCCGGGACCGGGACCGGATGCACCGATCAACGCAACGACCGCGCCCTCGTCGTCGCGGACGACCGCGACGTGGGTGTCCGCAAGGTGATCTTCGATCCCGACGCGGTCGACACGTTCGACCCCACGCTGCTTGATCCCGATGTGCTCGCATCGCTGGGCGGACCGGCCAGCATCGAGGACCGGACCTACCGCGAATTCGCGCTCGCCGTCGCCGATTTCGCGCTGCTCTACGATCCACGCGATCAGCTCACCGTTGCCGAATTCGAGGATGCCCTCGCACCGGAGCCGGGTCTCGGGGCCGACGAGCAGGAGGGCCATTCGTTCAAGGGCATGGGCACCCTGGTGTGCGAGGCCACGTACCAGGGCGATCCCGAGAAGCTCAAGGATGTCTGCGGCTCCGCGATCGAGGTCGATGGCTCCCGGCCCGACGTTCTCTTCGCGCCGGGCGGGAATGCCCCACCGGCATGGATCGCGAACGGTCGAGCAGGCGACATCAAGGGCGTGGCCGGCCTGCCGGACCATGACCTTTCGCCCGGCGCCGCCATCACCGCGAGCGAGCTGGAGGGTCTGAGCGCCCATATGCTGGCCTACCGGCAACGGGCCGCGGGACATGATCCGCAGGCCAATCCCGATGCGCCGCTTGCCAAGCCCGTCGTCGCACCGCAACGCCCCGAAAGCATATCTGTCGACCACCATGACCCCTATCTCGTCAACTACCGTGGCGAACCCATACCTCTGCGCATCGGCGAAGGCGCTTCGGCCAGTGAAAGCTGCGCGCTCAAGGCGCCCGAAGACTGGGTGTCGGACCTTCAGACCGGCGTAACCGACACCTGTTCGGTGCGAAAGCAGCGCGCGGGCGACGCAGGCGACATGGCGAATGTCTTCCTCTCCCAGGTGCATGGCGACCCTGCCACGCCGATCTTCGAAAGCCTGTCCGGCGACAAGGTGCAGTTCCGCCTGATCCAGGGTGCGCAGGAAGTTCAGCATACCTTCAAGCTCGAAGGCTACACTTGGCCCCGCCACGTAGATCAGTCCTTCCCGACCGGTTTCCCCGGCCTCGACGACATCACCCCGGACGGAACGCTCACCCATGCCTGCGCGCGCCTGGATGCCGCGAGGTCGGGCCGGCCGGACCAGTATTCCACCTGGCTCCGCCTTGGCCCCGATGCGTTCGCGGACGGAAGCGATCACGACTACTGGTCCGAGCACGAGAGCTTCCTTGCCGAATGCTTCAACGCGACGGGCCGCATCCCGGCACAGGAAGTCGGCATCTCGGAGCATTTCGAGTTCCAGGGCGTGTTCCGGCAGGAGGCGTCCGGTCTCGAAGCGGCGCAGGCCACCGAGGACCGCCCCTCGGACACGCTTCTGCATTTCGGCTCGATCGACGCGCTCTGGAACGGCGCCTGGGGCATCTTCCGGGTTCACAAGAGCGCCGCGGAAACCGGGCTCGTCGCTCTCGAGGGCGGCAGGGAAAGCGCGCTCGGACCGGACACCTTCCCGGCCACGCAGGTCTTCGGCTGTTCGCAGGACGCTCCCCGCGTTCACGCCGCCGCCATCGCCATCGAAGCCGGCACAGTGTTCGGCCAGCTTGCGGAAGCCGGCGATTGGGGCACTCCTTACGGTCCGCGCCATTTCGACCGCAACGGCCTGTTCCTCGCCCTTGTCGACCCGCGTATCCTTCTTGATCCCGACGATCCGGGTTCCGTCACACCGTCGGAACTGACCGATACGCAAAGCTGGCAGGATATACCGCTCGCCGTCATCAAGACGGCCATCCTTGACAAGTATGATCGCCCCGAGCCCTTCGTCCTGCCGCTCAACGCGGGCGACTGCGTGAAGCTCGTCGTTCTCAATGCCTTGCGTGACACGGGGGAAGGCGATCCAAGCGGGCTCCCGGACGATCTCGGTGATGCCCGGATGCCGCCCATCGTGCCCTTGAACGTCGAACCGGTATGGCAGCAGATTGCTGGCGGCGAGAACAGCCCGGCCACGTATGAGCAGGTCGAAACGGTCAACATCCGCCCGTCCTCGCGTCTGGCGCTGACCATCCCGCTTCCGATCCTGAACCATCGCCAGAATGTCTCGACACCCTTCGGCGGTAACGGAACGTGGGCGCTTGCGGGGATATCCCCGGACCCGGACGCGACCTTGTCGCTCTGCAACGTGCCGGGCGGCGGTGGCGCACCGGGCGCCTGTATCGACCAGCCCGACCAACCGCGGGAGAGCCAGATAGAACTTCTCACGTTCTATGCCGGGCGAGCCTCGGCGCCCAAGGATCTTGATTTCGATCCGCTGCCCGGAGTGTCCGACGCCTTCGAACCCGCATTCACCTCCGGCGATCCGGCCTGGACACAGATCCGGTCGGCCGCCGAAGCCGAGGGCTTCGCGGCATTCGGCGAAATCAGCCCAAGCGAACAGCCGGATGCCGTCTTCCGCGTTGCCGGCCGCCCGGTGGATATTGGTGTCCTGGTGATGACGGGCGGCACGCCCCAACCCCAGGTCCTGCGCAACGTCCTTCCCGCCGGGCTACACCCCGCCCTGCAATCCCTGCTCGACGACCTGACGGACGAGGCCGAGGCCGAGATACGGGACCGCGTCCACTTCATCCCCTACGCCTATGGCGCCCTCCCCATCCAATCGGTCGGCGACATCGTCGGTCACGCGACGCACGGCCTATTCGGATCGGTCAACATCATGCCGCAAAGCGCGCGCCTTCAAAGCGGACAGACCCTCACCGAGATCTCGCCGAATAACTTCGTCGTCGCACCCGTGGCGTCAGCGCCGGTCTGGAGCAGCCGCATTGAAACCACGTTCGATGGGGAACAGCACCAGATCCGTCAATTCACCCTGTTCTGGCAGGATGGCCTGAACCTGCGCGACAGCGACTCCGCGGATGTGTTCAACGGCTTCCTGCCGCCGGGTGAAACCACGCCCACCACGCCGCAACTCGTCGCTGAGTGCGAGGTCTGCGACGACAGCTACGACCTCGGCGACCAGGGCGTGAACTACCGCAGCGCCAGTTTCGCGCGCGAACTTCGCGGCGTGAACGGGAACGGGCCGACGGTCGAGCGGCACTACAATCTCAACGCCCTGGATTTTGGCGACGGGGTATTCCGCGCCGACGCGGCCACCCCGGTCCTGCGGGCCGAGGCCGGGGAGGAGGTCGTCATCCACCTCGTCCACCCCGGCGGGCGTGCGCGGCAACGCGCCTTCGTGACGGTGGCGCAGGATTACGACGATCTCTTCCCGGGCTTCGGTTTTCCGCATTCCGCCCTGCTCGCGCCCGGCAAGTCGACCACGGCCAGCCTGACCGAGGTGATGCGCGAGGGATGCTATGTCTGGTTCGACGGGCCGCTGCACCTGCGCTCGGGCGGCACATGGGGGCTGCTCGACGTTGTGCCGGCGGGAAGTATCGGGGATGCGGATGTCACAAGTTGCCAATAAAACGGCCACGCTGCTGCTTGCCGCACTGATCGCCCTGCCGACCGTCCCAGGCGGTGCAGCCGCGCAGGACGCCCGCGCCAGCCTCGCCGCCGCGCTGGACTTCTTCGACCCTGTGACGCGCCGGTCGATCCGGCCCGAGGCCAACATCCCCTTCGGCGTCCGCGTCTCGCTGACAGATGTCACGACCGGCCGCGCGCCGCGTGGCCTGACCCTGGCCGGCTGGGTCCGACCGAAAGCCGCCGGCAATTCCTCCTGCGAAGCGGCGGCCCAGGCGTTTCGGGTCACGTCGCAACCGCCTCTCGGATCATTCGATCTCAACGGCATCCT
This window of the Roseovarius sp. SCSIO 43702 genome carries:
- a CDS encoding serine protease, whose translation is MADRRFEHQKRILKRVGGTRPRELVARRRLQQIDVARLERVVERFRAGETLDEPEQLILFSIISPELRPAIPVVDDRPEQTDHPLWLDLNEDAAQGTLEAACRATGRIEYSSGAEFKSYGSGFLVAEDLILTNRHVADVFSMSVRGIGNFMRFGYSARVNFCRERDRWDSDPSSTRTITEIAMIHPWFDLALLRIEGGLDGVDPLALSVGDAASTLDSRVAIVGYPALNPDEDVAVQQQLISAFDSKHVSPGFIDAVEVKTFQGKTVRALGHDSSTLTGNSGSPVVDLQGGSVVGLHFRGNSDGLNWAVPSADIAADSRMIDAGVKFDGAAVAQAGPWETAWEVA
- a CDS encoding NADH:flavin oxidoreductase, giving the protein MSRDPLLQPYTLKHLTLKNRIMTTSHEPAYPEDGMPKERYAAYHAERARAGVALAMTAGSAAVSRDSPPVFNNILAYKDEVVPWIRQLTDACHEHGCAVMIQLTHLGRRTGWNKGDWLPSVSSSKHREPAHKAFPKLAEDWDIERIISDFADATERMKEGGMDGIELQVYGHLLDQFWSPLTNDLDGPYGGATLETRMAMPMAVLRAIRDRVGDDFIVGVRYTADEAATGGITPEEGLEISRRLADSGMVDFLNVIRGRIHTDPAMTDVIPIQGMKSAPHLDFAGAVRKATGMPTFHAARIPDVATARHAVADGLLDMVGMTRAHMADPHIVKKIVEGREEDIRPCVGATYCLDRIYEAGDALCIHNPATGRELSMPHTITPAGTRRKVVIVGAGPGGLEAARVAAERGHDVTVFEAQPDPGGQVRLTAQNKRRREMIGIIDWRMAQCAARDVTFHFNTFAEAGDVTALSPDIVIVATGGLPNMELFETGEEQTLAVSAWDLIAGDVKPAETVLIYDESGDHPGLMAAEVAAEAGARVEVMTPDRTFAPDIMGMNLVPYMRSLQDKDTIFTVARRLLDITREGNQLKATIGTDYSDHRVEQFYDQVVVNYGTLPMDELYFALRPLSSNEGAVDHDALTSGRPQKVSRNPDGSFQLFRIGDAVSARNTHAAIYDALRLMKDL